The genome window CACCCGCCGGGAGCGCCTCAACCATCCCCCCGACGGTCCAGCCGTGAGCCGTGTGCGCTGTGTGGACGACCACGTGGCGGTGTACGACCGTCCCTCGTTCTCTGCCGCCCTGCGTCAGGTGTACTGGCGCGACCTGGTCTTTGAGGTGGACGAGGTGGTCATCGGCGATGAACAGCCCGCCCACAACCGCGTGTGGTATCACCTCAAGGGCAAGGGCTTTGCCCACTCGGGCAAACTCCAGCCCGTAGAGGTGCGCCTCAACCCGCCTGCGGCATCCGTGCCGCCCACCGGCTGGCTGGCGGAAGTCACCGTCCCCTACACCGACACTCTGCGCGACCTCAACCGTCCTGACCGCCCGGGCTACCGCCTGTACTACAGCACCGTCCACTGGGTGCAGAAAGTGCTGAAGGACGGCGAAGGCGCGGTGTGGTATCAACTCTGGGATGACAAGTTCAAGCGGGTGTATTACGCCCGCGCCGAGCATCTGCACCTGCTGAAGCCGGAAGAGATTGCCCCCCTTGCCGAAACCGTGCCCCCCGAAGCCAAACGCATCGAGGTCTGGCTGAAGGATCAACTGGTGATTGCCTACGAAAACGACGAACCGGTGCTGATCACCCGCGCGGCAACCGGCGGCAAGTTCATTGACGGCGACTACTCCACCCCGCAGGGACGCTACCTCACCAACCGCAAGCGCCCCTCGCGCCACATGGCATCCGGCGATTTAGCCGCCCCCAACAGTTACGACCTGCCCGGCGTGCCCTGGGTGTGCTACCTGACCGAAAGCGGCATCTCGTTTCACGGCACGTACTGGCACAACGACTTCGGCAAGCCGCGCAGTCACGGGTGCATCAACCTCTCCCCCGCCGCCGCCCGCTGGATTTACCGCTGGACGCACCCCGCCGTGCCTTTCGACCAGGTCACCTGGTGGGAAGATACCGGGACAAGTGTGGTGGTGAGAGGATAAAAAAAACATCCCCCCGAACATGGTTCGGGGGGATGCCTGAGGCAACCTTCAGTGGCTTATTTCAGGTAGCCCAGCCACTTTTCCTGATACTCAATCATCGTGTCGAGCAGTTCTTCCAAGCCCTGGTAGATATCCACCACCGGATCTACCATCAGCGCCTGCAGAGCCAGGGCTTTGGACTTGTGAATCACGGCTTCGGCGGTCAGGTCGTGGACAGCCACCTGATTCATCAGCAAGCCCTTGAAACCGGCGGGCAGTTTGCCCAGCGGGATGCCATGCACGCCGTTCTTGTCCACGATAGCGGGCACTTCCACGGCAATCCACTCGGGCAGGTCGTCAATCAAGCCCTTGTTGGGGATGTTGACGGCTTCTTCCACGTAGCCCGCATCGGTGAGGATGCCTTCAATAATTGGCACCACGCGCTCTTTGAGGGTCAGTTCAATCTTGGGCTGGACGGTGGACAGGTACTGCTTGTAGAAGCGGTAGAAGTCCAGAATCCCGCGGTGATCGGTGACATCGTACGCCCACTGGATGTACTCGCCAAAGTGGCTGTCGGAGGTGATGGGCATCAGCCCGAATTTTTCCAGAATGACCTGGAAGACGCGCCGCTCGGGCCAGGCTTCGGTCTCCACGTGGGCAAAGTCCTCTTTGGTCTCGGGCCATTTGCCGGTTTCCTTGAAGTACTTGTGCTCGGCGCTGAGCGACGGCATGTTGGCAAAGAACGCCGGGGCTTTGGCGCGGATATCGGGGTAGGCATCCTTGCCGGTATCCTTGTACTTTGCCGAAAGCACCACGCTGAAGTGGTTCAAGCCGCCCGCGCGCACTTCCAGCGCCTCGTACGGCACGCCCAGAATTTCGGGCAGGAAGCGGCGCAGAGAGCCAATCTCATGGCACAGGCCGATGAATTTGGCATCGGGGAAGGCACGGTGCACGGTGGTGCAGATGCGGCTCATCGGGTTGGAGAAGTTGAACACGTAGGCATCCGGGCAGATGCGCATCACATCGGCAACGATGTCCAGAATCGGGGGGATGATGCGCAGGGAGTGGAACAAGCCGCCCGGACCGCCGTTTTCGCCATACACCTGGCGGATGCCGTACTGCTGAGGGATGCGCCAGTCCTGCTCCCACAATTCGAAGCGGTCGCCCACTTCGATGGAACTGATGACGAAATCGGCGCCCTGCAGGGCTTCGGCGCGGTTGGTGGTGGCAGAAATGGTAAACGGCAAACCGTGCTCTTCGATAAACTGGCGGGCAGTGCGCTCCACCACGCCCATGGTGGTAGGGTTAATATCGTGCAGAACGATGTGACTGCCTTCCAGGACCTTGCTCTGCAGAATATCGCCAATGGTGCCATAACCGAACTGAGCGCTTCCGGCTCCAATGAGAACAATCGTTTTCTTCATGTGCGCTTCACTCCATTTTTAAAAAGTTCAAAAGTGGGGATGGATATATTGTACCCGCTTTTTTGGTAAAAAAGTTAACAAATTCTTTACATCCGTCAAAGGAATGTTATTTTCTCTTTCGCCCATGACTTGCGATACAATAGGGGACGCAAACTGACGGCGGGGGGCACGTCAGGAAATTCTTTTCTCTGGAGGTTGTCTATGACTCTTTCTCAACCTTCCGGTGAGGAACGCCGGGTGCAGTTCCTGGGGGGCGCCAGCATTGATGGCGCGCCGGTGGCTTATCTCATCGTGCTGGCGGCGGTGGTGACCGTGCTGGCGTTCATCCCCTTCTCTGCCGTGCTGGGCATGGGCGGCTCTTTCCCCATGAGCCAGGGAGTGTACAGCCTGGTGGGCTGGCTGTTGGGTCCGCTTGCCGGGGCGGTGTCTTCGGGCATCGGCACGCTGATTGGCGTTTTCGTTGCCCCGCACACCACGCGGGTGTGGTACGTCTCGGTGATGAGCGCACTCATCACCAGTTTTGCCGCCGGCGCCATGGCGGCAGGCGGTAAACGCCGCTTGTGGTGGATTTTGCCTTTCGTCCTGGGCGTGCTGGGCTTCGCGGTGTATGTCGGGCGCGGCTTGCAGAACGGCGTTGCCCTCTCTACCGCGCTGATGACCACCTTCGTCAACTGGAGCGCGTTGATTCTCTACCTGTTGCCCACCCGTTCCCTCTTCTCCCGCTGGATTGCCTCGACCCATGTGGCGAAGATGGCGGCCGGGCTGTTCCTCGGCACCTGGATGACCTACGGGCTGGCGCACGTCTGCGCGGGCGCCATCACCTACCTGATGTTCAACTGGCCCGCCGAGGTGTGGATGACCCTCATTCCCATCATCCCGGTGGAGTTCGCCACCCGCGGTGCTATTGGCGCAGTCATCGGCACAGGGGTGATTGCCGGTCTGCGTGCCATCGGGCTGGTCAAGCCCACCCACGCCGCGTATTAAGCGAACGCCAAGCCGCCGTCTGAGCCTGTTGAAGGCATCGAGGGGTACACGAACCCCGCGCACCTTGAATACACCCGGTGCGCGGGGTTGTTCTTCCGCAAAGATTCTCACCCTGCCCTCTCCCCAAGGGAAAGGACATCATTCCAGGCAGGGTTTCTCAGCCAATCACGCCCAAACGCTTGCCCACCCGGGCAAAGGCTTCCAGCCCTTTGTCGAGGTCGTCCTTGCTGTGCGCCGCCGAAATCATCACGCGGATGCGGGCTTTGCCGTGCGGCACGGTGGGATAGCCAATTGCCATGGCAAAGACGCCTTCCTCGAATAACTCGCGGCTGAACTGCTGAGCCAGCGGGGCTTCGCCCAGCATGATGGGGGTGATGGGGGTGACGCTCACGCCGGTATCGAAGCCCAGTTTTTTCATCTCCGCCTTGAAGTAGCGGGCGTTTTCCCAGAGGCGGTCCACCAGTTCGGTGGATTCTTCCAGCACGTCAATGGCGGCAATGCAGGCGGCGACATCGGCGGCGGGGGTTGCCGATGAAAACAGGAAGGGGCGTCCGCGCTGTCTCAGCCACTCCACCACCAGCGGCGAACCGGCGGAGACGCCGCCCACCACGCCAAAGGCTTTGGAGAAAGTGCCAATTTCAATATCCACCTTGCCGTGCAGGTTGAAATGATCCACAATGCCGCGACCGCCCTTGCCCAGCACACCTTCGCCATGGGCATCGTCCACCATCAGCATGACGTTGTAGGCACTGGTAACCTCGTAAATTTTATCCAGCGGGGCAATGTCGCCGTCCATGCTGAAGACGCCGTCGGTGATGGCGATGGCGCGCCGGTAGGTGCCTTCGTTCTCGCGGATGCGCGCTTCCAGGTCCACCGGGTCGGCGTGGGCATAGCGCACAATGCGCGCGCCCGAAAGACGGCATCCGTCAATGATGCTGGCGTGGTTGAGTTCGTCGGAGAAGACCACGTCCTCTTTGCCCACCAGCGCGGCGATGGTCGCCAGGTTGGCGGTGAAGCCGGACTGGAAGGTAATGGCGGCATCTACACCCTTGAAGGCGGCGATGCGCCGTTCCAGTTCGGTGTGCAGGTCCAGCGTCCCGGCAATGGTACGCACCGCACCCGGACCCACCCCGTACTTTTCCAGCGCCTGGCGGGCTTTTTCCACCAGCCGCGGATGATTGGCAAAGCCCAGGTAGTTGTTGGAACAGAAGTTGAGCACACGCTTGCCGTCCACCACCAGCCATGCCCCCTGCGGGGTGGAGATGGTGCGGATGCGGTTGTACAGCCCGGATTCTTTCAGACGGTCGAGTTCATCCTGAATCCACTGCAGACGTTCGCTCATGGTATGTTACTCCTCATGGGTTTAGAAAAAAGTCATCAACACCAGAAACAGAAGCACACCGGCTTCTGCCACTGCCACCACGAACGCGCGGTTTAAACTGCGCGTATCTTCCAGCGAGAGGTTCGGATATTCGCCGCGCAGTGCCAGCAAAGGACCTGCCAGCGCGGCAAATACGCCCCCGGCAATCAGCCCGCCAAGATGCCCCCAGTTGTCAATACCCGGCGATAAGCCCAGCACCAGGTTAATGCCAATGATGAACACGGTGTTCCACAAGGCCGAGACAGCTTCTTTACCAAACCATCTGCGGTTATAGTAAAGGAAAACCGCTTCTGCCGCCACCACGCCAAAGAGCGCGGTGGATGCCCCGGCAGAGTTCTCCGGCGAGAGCAGGTAAGAAAGCACCACCCCGCCCAGTCCGCCGATAAAGTAGAGCAGAAGGAAACGTCGCCGTCCATAATGCCGTTCCAGCGAAACGCCAAAGGCATACAGCGCGTACATGTTGAAGGCAATGTGCGGGAGCGAGACGTGCAGGAACATCGGCGTAATCAGACGCCAGAACTCCCCCTGCTGGATGAGCGTATTGCTCTTGGCGCCCATTGCCAGCAAAAGGTCGTATCCAAAGAGGGGGCGCGAGAGCATCTGCAGAAGATACACGCCAACGGTCACTCCCAGGAGAATGTACGTCACCAGCGGCTTGGTGAGCGGGACGCGCACCTGCGCCGGCTCAACCCTGCCCAGTTCGGCGGGCGGTTGGGTTTCCGAAGGCTGAGATGCGGGCGATCCGGAAGGCAAACTCACAGGCACACCTCGCGGTGATCAATGCGGTGATGCTCCGCCTCAATGATGGCGGCGATGATGCGCACGGCTTCATCCAGGCGGTCATGGGCGTTCACCACCACGTAATCGAATTTGGAAAACTCGCGCAGTTCCTGACGGGCAGTTTCCACGCGCAGTTTAAGGGCTTCTTCGGTCTCGGTTTTGCGGTTTTTCAGCCGCCACAGCCACTCATCCTTGTTGGCAGGGATGAGGAAAATCAGCACGGCTTCGGGGCACAAACGGCGCACCGTCTCGGCGCCCTGCACATCCACCCGCAGGATGACGTCCTTGCCGCTCGCCATGGCTTCGCGGATTTGTGAACGCGGGATGCCCTTGTAATCGCCATACACGTTGGCGTACTCGATGAACTCATCGGCGGAAATCAGTTCCTCAAAGCGTTCGCGGCTGACGAAGAAGTAATCCACGCCGTCCACTTCGCCGGGGCGGATGGGACGGCTGGTCATGGTCACCACAAAATGAAAGGGGTAGCCTTTGTCCTTCATGGCTTTAATGACGGCATCTTTGCCCACGCCGGAAGGACCGGAAATGACAATCAACAGGGGTTTGGGGTGGTGCAGGTCAAAATCGAGCGGTGACTGATCCATGGTCTCCATCGGGTTAATAAAATTCCAAGATAAGATGATTATAATTGAAAAGCCATGAACTGAGCCGGAGGAAAACGAGAGATGCCGTACTACGATTACCGCTGTCTGGATTGTAACCGCCGTTTCAGTTTGTTTTTTACCTATGCCGAGTACGGGGTTAAGCCTGCAGTGTGTCCACACTGCGGGAGCGAGCACGTCCAGCGCAGAATCAACCGGGTGCGCATTGCCCGCTCAGAAGAAAGCCGTCTGGAAAGCCTTGCCGACCCGTCCAACCTGGAAGGGCTGGATGAAGATCCGCGCGCGCTGGGACGCATGATGCGCGAGATGAGCCGCGAGGTGGGCGAGGACATGGGTCCTGAATTTGATGAGGTCATTCACCGCCTGGAGTCGGGGCAAACGCCGGAGCAAATTGAGCAGGAAATGCCCGAACTGGCGGAGAGCCTGGGCGCAGGCGGGGAGGACGAAGGCGGTTTTGGCGCTGATTTTGGGGGCGAGGAATAAACTCACCTGGCGAGACCCCGCCGGGGAGGCTCCGCGATGACAACCAGCGGTTTACCGCAAAGACGCGAAGCGCGCAAAGGCAGAACCTGCACGCTTCAGGGGGTGTCGTCCACGATGAACGGAATGGCAACGGTGTACAGCGCCTGATAGGAAAGGTGCGTGCGCTGGAGAGTTTGCCCGCTCTTGCCCCCAAAGATGTGCAGGTAGTTGCCGTATGTCACCGCCACACCCTGCTCCCCCAGCGGCGCGGGGGCAGGCTCCAGGGCTTGCCAGAGCCCATCGGCGGGGGTGAACACCCAGTTGGGAAGGTTGCCCTCATCGTTGGATGATATTCCCCCCAGCAGATAAATGGAGTTAATCAGCCCGACGGCGCTCATCTGCGCGCGGGGAGCGGGCATGGCGGGGAGCGCTTCCCAGACCGTCCCGCCGCCGCTCTCGCGGGCGGGGTGGTATGCCCATACCTCATCCAGCGGCTGACTGCCGTCGCTCCCGCCGAAAAGCAGGATGCGCCCTTCCACGGCAATTGCCGCGGCAAAGACGCGCGGCGAGGGCAGAGGGGTGCGCTCTTCCCAGCGGTTGGTTTCGGGGTCGTAGGCATACACGGCGGAGGAAGGGGTTTTGCCGTCCCACCCGCCGAAGAGGTACAGGTTGCCTTCAAAGGCGGTCAGCGCGTAGCCTGCCAGCGCCTGCGGGAGCGGGGCACGGCTTTGCCAGGAATCGGTAAGCGGGCTGTACACTTCCAGCGCGCTGATGGGGCGCTGGGCGGCGGTCATTCCGCCGGGCAGGTAAATCTGCTCGCCCAGCCGCGCCGCCGCAATTTGCGAGACGGCGGTGGGCTTGCCGCTCAGGGCTTGCCAGGTATCTGTTGCGGGGTCATACGCCAGCGTATCGTTGCTGATGCCGGTCTCGGTCTCGCCGCCAAAGAGGTACAGACGCTCGTTGAAGGCAATCGCCGCCATGCCGGCGCGGGCTTCGGGCAGTTCTTTGAGGACTGCCCAGCGCGGCGGGGCAACAGGCGTGGTTTGCGTACTGGCGGGGGTGGGGGTAGATGCCGCCGGGCGGGTCAAGTTCCATACCAGCGCGCCTGCCAGGAGGAGAATGAGCAATGCCGCGCCTGCCAGCGCCCAGCGGTTCAGCGTCCGCCGCGCGGGGAGAGGGGCTTCCACTTCGCGGGTCAGTGCCGCCACCTGCAGAGGGCTTTCGGGAGGAACTTCTTCTTCGGCGGGGGAGGTCTCAGGCAGGGAAAAGCCCGGCGGGGTAATGCCGTTGCGGATGGCGTACAGCGTGGCTTCGGTGCGCGAAACCACGCCAATCTTGGCAAAGATGTTGCGCAAATGGACTTTGACCGTGTTGGGGCTGATGGACAGTGCCTGAGCGATTTCTTTGTTGGATGCGCCGGTTGCCACCAAACGCAAAATCTCTATCTCGCGTTCGCTCAGGGGCTCGTTGTTGGGCAACTCCATGCCGTTTATTATACCGTCACTTGCGTGAGCGGTCTCCCTCTCTGTTCCCTGCGTTCGCCGAGGGCGCGCACGGTTCGACAGGCTCGCCGTGCGGCGCGGGAAAATCCTGCAATTTTTTGATATACTCTATCCGAAACGGGATCACCACGTCATGGAGAACCTTCGCTTGTTTTTTCAGTATAACGAACCCCTTTTTCAGTTCATCTACGGGCTGACCTTTTTCGTTTTGGGGGTTGCCATTGCCCTGCAGGCGCGCTATTCTTCCCGGCTGGAAATTGCCCGCAGTCTCCGCTGGCTGGCGGCTTTCGGCTTTACGCATGGTTTGTATGTGTGGGGAGAATTATTTGTCCCTGTGCAAGCCTCTTACTTCCCGCCTCTGTTCATGCAGGGAGTACACTTTCTACACTTGCTTTTGCTTGCCCTGTCTTATGTGTGTCTCTTTGAGTTTGGTTTGGCACTGCTCCGTCCTTTGCGGATGGGAAACACCCTGCGCGGGCTGGTGGCAGGCTGGCATATCCTCTTCACCCTTTTGATGGTAAGGGCGGCATTTTCCACACCCTTTGACCTGAGGTCCTTTCATGATCATGTAGAAGCATTGGCAGGGTATATGATTGCCTTTCCCGGCGGGTTGTTTGCCGCTTACGGCTTGCGCGAACAAACTTACCGCCTGATCGCTCCCCTGGATGCGCCTCAGGTGGTGAGTATGCTGCGCACTGCGGGAATCACTCTGGCGCTGTTTGGCGCTCTGCGCGGATTAATCCCTCCGCCCATTCAGTTTTTCCCCGGCAGTTGGTTGAATTTGCGCACCTTTGAAGATGCTCTGGGTGTGCCGGTACTGGTTTTTCTTGTTCTGCTGGGCGGCTTTCTGTTGTTTTCAATGGTACGCGCGCTGGAAGTGTTTCACGTGGAGATGGAGCGCACCATCGAACACATGGAACAACAGCAAATCCTGCAGGCGGAGCGTGAGCGTATTGCTCGCGAACTGCACGACAATACCCTGCAGATGGCATACACTGCGGGCTTGCTCATCGACTCGGCGCGCAAACTGGCAGACGCCGACAGCCCTATCGCCCAGCGGCTGGAACGGGCAGTGCAGGCGCTGAACGAGGTCATTGCCGACCTGCGCCGCAACATGCAGGATTTACATTCTCCGCTGGGAGAAAATAACCCCCGCCGCGCCATTCGTCAACTGGTGGATGATCCGCGCTTCCGCACCCTGGTGGAGATTCATCTGGAAGATACCCTGCCCGAAGAGTGGACGCTCTCCCCGCGTCATACCGCGCACCTGCTGGCAATTTTGCAGGAAGCGCTCTCCAACGTGGTGCGCCATGCCCGTGCTACTCGCGTAACCCTGCAACTGCGCCAGGACGAAGCCGGCAACACCCTGCTGACTCTGGAAGACGATGGCGAAGGCATGCCCGCGCAAGTGCGCGAAGGCTACGGACTGCGCAATATGCGCGAGCGCGCCCGCATGATGGGCGGCACGCTTGTCCTGAGCAACCGTTCCCCCGAAAAAGGCACTCGCCTGATGCTGATTTTCCCCTCTGATACCCTCTCATCATCGGAAAGGACTCGGGTATGAACCGCATTCGCATTGTCATTGTCGATGATCATGCGCTGGTACGCATGGGACTGACCACCCTGATCTGCGACCGTCCCGATATGCAGGTCGTGGGCGAAGCCAGCAATCTGACTCAGGCTCTGCGTGTCATTGAGGAAACCCAGCCGCAAATCGTGCTGATGGATATTCGCATGCCCGGCGAAAGCGGCATTGAAGCCACCCGGCAGATTGTTCAGCGCTTTCCTCAAACCCGTGTCATCATCCTCACTTCCTACTCCGACGATGAACTGGTCATGCGTGCCATTCATGCGGGCGCATCGGGTTATGTGCTTAAACAAGCCGATAACGATGTGCTTCTGGATGCCATCCAAACCGTTGCGCGCGGCGAATCCTTGCTCGATCCTGCCACCACCACGCGCCTGCTCCACTTTGTGCGCGAGATGGAGCGCAAAGCCGAACAAAATGCTTTCCGCGATCTTTCGGAGCGCGAGTTAAGCGTGCTGGCGGAACTGGCAAAAGGCAAAACCAACGCCGAAATTGGCAGAACTCTGCATCTCAGCGAAAAGACCGTGCGCAATCATGTCAGCGTGATTCTGGAAAAACTGCATCTCTCCAACCGCGTGGAACTGGCAACCTACGCGGTGGAGCATCACATTTTCGACCTGGTGAAGAGAGATTAACAAAAGACAGAGACTCGCTCCAAAGGCGAGCCTCTGTCTTTTACCGATAAAAGTTTCCGTTAAGATTGGGCGGCTTGAGGCGTTTTGTTCCTGTTCAACCAGCGGAGGATAAAGAAGTCAGCCCCGTAATACCCGGCTACCTTCCACGCCAGGATCAGCAGAATGGCAACCAGGAAGAGCAAAGGATTGGTGCTGGCGGTGCCAGCCATCATGAAGTTCCAGTTCATCAGCGCGGCAAAGAAGGCGGTGATGCCCACAATTGCGCCGACGATCAAGCCGATGCCCACCAGCAGTTCGCCGTAGGCTACCAGTTTGGCAAACCAGGTGTACGACTGCGCATCCAGCAGGGACTGAATGAAAGCGCGGTACCAGTCGAAGGCAATGGGAGGGCGCGCAGGCGGTTCAGGAATGGCAACTGCCCGAGTCCAGAACCCTTTGAGGGCTTCCCCCGTAACCACCCACTTGGGATCGTTTATTTTGTGCAGGGAGGCTTCAATCCACTGCCAGCCCAGCCAGATGCGCACTACCAGCCACAACCAGGCGGCGCGGCGGTCATTGAAGAGGAATTTTGCCCATGAGGGATCTTGCAATTCAAGGGCTTCTCCCTTGAAGAACGTAGAAATGCTTGCCATTACTCGCTCCTTCATGAATTGAGGTTGTTGATTTTTTGGGTTGCGTTTTGCTCAACCTGCTTCCATTTTAGAAGGGATGATATGTGAATTACAGGGACACCCGCCCCCATTCCCATAGGGCAGGTGTCCCTTTGTGTGTTCTGCGAGGGTGCGTGCGGTTCGGCAGGCTCACCGTGCGGGGTCGACAGGCTCACCGCACGGTTCGGCGGGTTGAGCGCGCCCTGAGCCTGTCGAAGGGCGCATGCTCATCGTTTGCAGTGTTCCCCGTCACCGCCTGCTTGGGAAAATCCCCATGCGAAGGTTCACAGGGATTCGTGAATTACGGTACAATGTTCCCAATGCTGGAATGAACGAGGGAACGGCATGGCACATCCATTGATTGCAACCCTGAAAAACGCCCGCGGCAACGCCCGCGGCGCCATCCTCTCCGAACCGTTGTGGGGCA of Anaerolinea thermophila UNI-1 contains these proteins:
- a CDS encoding guanylate kinase, which gives rise to METMDQSPLDFDLHHPKPLLIVISGPSGVGKDAVIKAMKDKGYPFHFVVTMTSRPIRPGEVDGVDYFFVSRERFEELISADEFIEYANVYGDYKGIPRSQIREAMASGKDVILRVDVQGAETVRRLCPEAVLIFLIPANKDEWLWRLKNRKTETEEALKLRVETARQELREFSKFDYVVVNAHDRLDEAVRIIAAIIEAEHHRIDHREVCL
- a CDS encoding sensor histidine kinase; translation: MENLRLFFQYNEPLFQFIYGLTFFVLGVAIALQARYSSRLEIARSLRWLAAFGFTHGLYVWGELFVPVQASYFPPLFMQGVHFLHLLLLALSYVCLFEFGLALLRPLRMGNTLRGLVAGWHILFTLLMVRAAFSTPFDLRSFHDHVEALAGYMIAFPGGLFAAYGLREQTYRLIAPLDAPQVVSMLRTAGITLALFGALRGLIPPPIQFFPGSWLNLRTFEDALGVPVLVFLVLLGGFLLFSMVRALEVFHVEMERTIEHMEQQQILQAERERIARELHDNTLQMAYTAGLLIDSARKLADADSPIAQRLERAVQALNEVIADLRRNMQDLHSPLGENNPRRAIRQLVDDPRFRTLVEIHLEDTLPEEWTLSPRHTAHLLAILQEALSNVVRHARATRVTLQLRQDEAGNTLLTLEDDGEGMPAQVREGYGLRNMRERARMMGGTLVLSNRSPEKGTRLMLIFPSDTLSSSERTRV
- a CDS encoding FmdB family zinc ribbon protein, producing MPYYDYRCLDCNRRFSLFFTYAEYGVKPAVCPHCGSEHVQRRINRVRIARSEESRLESLADPSNLEGLDEDPRALGRMMREMSREVGEDMGPEFDEVIHRLESGQTPEQIEQEMPELAESLGAGGEDEGGFGADFGGEE
- a CDS encoding alpha-glucosidase — encoded protein: MKKTIVLIGAGSAQFGYGTIGDILQSKVLEGSHIVLHDINPTTMGVVERTARQFIEEHGLPFTISATTNRAEALQGADFVISSIEVGDRFELWEQDWRIPQQYGIRQVYGENGGPGGLFHSLRIIPPILDIVADVMRICPDAYVFNFSNPMSRICTTVHRAFPDAKFIGLCHEIGSLRRFLPEILGVPYEALEVRAGGLNHFSVVLSAKYKDTGKDAYPDIRAKAPAFFANMPSLSAEHKYFKETGKWPETKEDFAHVETEAWPERRVFQVILEKFGLMPITSDSHFGEYIQWAYDVTDHRGILDFYRFYKQYLSTVQPKIELTLKERVVPIIEGILTDAGYVEEAVNIPNKGLIDDLPEWIAVEVPAIVDKNGVHGIPLGKLPAGFKGLLMNQVAVHDLTAEAVIHKSKALALQALMVDPVVDIYQGLEELLDTMIEYQEKWLGYLK
- a CDS encoding glycine C-acetyltransferase; protein product: MSERLQWIQDELDRLKESGLYNRIRTISTPQGAWLVVDGKRVLNFCSNNYLGFANHPRLVEKARQALEKYGVGPGAVRTIAGTLDLHTELERRIAAFKGVDAAITFQSGFTANLATIAALVGKEDVVFSDELNHASIIDGCRLSGARIVRYAHADPVDLEARIRENEGTYRRAIAITDGVFSMDGDIAPLDKIYEVTSAYNVMLMVDDAHGEGVLGKGGRGIVDHFNLHGKVDIEIGTFSKAFGVVGGVSAGSPLVVEWLRQRGRPFLFSSATPAADVAACIAAIDVLEESTELVDRLWENARYFKAEMKKLGFDTGVSVTPITPIMLGEAPLAQQFSRELFEEGVFAMAIGYPTVPHGKARIRVMISAAHSKDDLDKGLEAFARVGKRLGVIG
- a CDS encoding L,D-transpeptidase, which produces MTDTLFASDLAHLSRREFLRWLGRGALGLFALPFLDPYTRRERLNHPPDGPAVSRVRCVDDHVAVYDRPSFSAALRQVYWRDLVFEVDEVVIGDEQPAHNRVWYHLKGKGFAHSGKLQPVEVRLNPPAASVPPTGWLAEVTVPYTDTLRDLNRPDRPGYRLYYSTVHWVQKVLKDGEGAVWYQLWDDKFKRVYYARAEHLHLLKPEEIAPLAETVPPEAKRIEVWLKDQLVIAYENDEPVLITRAATGGKFIDGDYSTPQGRYLTNRKRPSRHMASGDLAAPNSYDLPGVPWVCYLTESGISFHGTYWHNDFGKPRSHGCINLSPAAARWIYRWTHPAVPFDQVTWWEDTGTSVVVRG
- a CDS encoding rhomboid family intramembrane serine protease, producing MSLPSGSPASQPSETQPPAELGRVEPAQVRVPLTKPLVTYILLGVTVGVYLLQMLSRPLFGYDLLLAMGAKSNTLIQQGEFWRLITPMFLHVSLPHIAFNMYALYAFGVSLERHYGRRRFLLLYFIGGLGGVVLSYLLSPENSAGASTALFGVVAAEAVFLYYNRRWFGKEAVSALWNTVFIIGINLVLGLSPGIDNWGHLGGLIAGGVFAALAGPLLALRGEYPNLSLEDTRSLNRAFVVAVAEAGVLLFLVLMTFF
- a CDS encoding helix-turn-helix domain-containing protein, giving the protein MELPNNEPLSEREIEILRLVATGASNKEIAQALSISPNTVKVHLRNIFAKIGVVSRTEATLYAIRNGITPPGFSLPETSPAEEEVPPESPLQVAALTREVEAPLPARRTLNRWALAGAALLILLLAGALVWNLTRPAASTPTPASTQTTPVAPPRWAVLKELPEARAGMAAIAFNERLYLFGGETETGISNDTLAYDPATDTWQALSGKPTAVSQIAAARLGEQIYLPGGMTAAQRPISALEVYSPLTDSWQSRAPLPQALAGYALTAFEGNLYLFGGWDGKTPSSAVYAYDPETNRWEERTPLPSPRVFAAAIAVEGRILLFGGSDGSQPLDEVWAYHPARESGGGTVWEALPAMPAPRAQMSAVGLINSIYLLGGISSNDEGNLPNWVFTPADGLWQALEPAPAPLGEQGVAVTYGNYLHIFGGKSGQTLQRTHLSYQALYTVAIPFIVDDTP
- a CDS encoding response regulator transcription factor; protein product: MNRIRIVIVDDHALVRMGLTTLICDRPDMQVVGEASNLTQALRVIEETQPQIVLMDIRMPGESGIEATRQIVQRFPQTRVIILTSYSDDELVMRAIHAGASGYVLKQADNDVLLDAIQTVARGESLLDPATTTRLLHFVREMERKAEQNAFRDLSERELSVLAELAKGKTNAEIGRTLHLSEKTVRNHVSVILEKLHLSNRVELATYAVEHHIFDLVKRD